Part of the uncultured Desulfobacter sp. genome, GTGGCAAACACTTCGGGCATCATCTGAAACTCTTCTGCTTCGGGGTAGAGCGCCGGAACGGTTTTTGACGCGGGGACTGTAAATTTGTGTTTATAGCGGATACCGGGTTTTAACGTCTCTTTCATTTTTGTTCTCCTTTGTGGGTGCAAATGGTTTTGCCCTCTTTTTTGAATCGGACTTGTGTTGGAATATGTTTTTTCGGGGGAGATTTGATTTTGTTTCTTAACATGGCGCTTGTTTTATGGCAAGATTGGGAAAAGATGACATAAACGTTTTTTTCAGGTCATATTTTTTGGCCCCATAATTTTTCAGCGGTGTCTAAAATCAAATTTTCATCATAGGTTTAGAGCCCTCATGGACCTGGCATATCCGGATAATTATTATTGATTTATATGAAAGTATTTATAAGCTACTGAATTACTTTCTTGTTTCGTTGTGGGCTGTGCCTCGGTACTGATATGTCAAGTCAGCCCGTGGCTGTTATATAAATGGTTGTATGAGAGTTAATTGGTTGTGACAATATTTTAGGTTTAGATAAAATTACCTTGTGCTTTATCTGTTAGTCTGGCATTATCACGTCCGAAAAATAGATTCTTTTTTTAGAATCTGTAAAGATTGAAGAAAAAGGTTGAACACAATGAATATTTTTGATCCCGTTTTAGGTGCGCAGGATCCAGTAACTCAACCTGCGGCGCCTGTACTGCGGTCAATGGTCCAGGTGCCTGGGCCCGTCATGTTCGCACCGGTCCCGATCCCCCAGGATGCATATACCCCCTTGGAATTTGCAGCGGTTACCATCGCTGTCGCCTCTGCCGCCACCATCGGCTCCAACATGGTGGATGTGCAAAACGGCACCATGAGTAAAAGCCGGGCCGTGGTCAACGGTCTGCTCAAAGGAACTGCGGCTTCGCTGATCCTCTCTTTGACCGATAAAAAAAGTCTGGTCGATATCGGTATCACTGCCGCAGCCCTTGCCGGGGCCGGATATTTGATCGACAAAGCAATGAAAAAAGGCCCGGACACCATTTGTGACACCCGGGAAACGGAAGCCCCATGACCGCATGCCCCACCTCTCCAATTACCATCGTCAGTGAGCTGCCCAACCGGATGCGCCTGAAGGGCCGATTCCTGCGGGACCCGGAACTGGATCCCGATTACCTGGAGGCCACCCTGGAGACCATTCCGGGTGTTGACACCGCTCGTTTGAACGGCAGAGCCTCGTCGGTCATTGTTAAATATGACGGCCGGGCAGAGATCCGGGAGGCGGTACTCGGGTGTATCCAGGACCTGCCCCTGGATGTGTTTCAAGGAAAGAACGACAGAAAATCTCCTCCCTCGCTCTTAGGCCTCTCTGTGAAAGGGGCCTTGTCCATTGCCTGCTTTTTCCTGCCCACGTTATTTGCCGCGCCCATCGCCCTGGTGTTGTCTGCCCCTGTAATTATGGACGGCCTGTCCTGTCTTTGGCACCGAAAGCTTAAGGTGGAGGTGCTGGATGGGGCTGCCGTGGCGTTTTCCCTGTGGCGGCGGGATTATTTTACGGCCACCACCATTGTGGCCCTGCTTGCCCTGGGCGAATATTTTGAAAAAGTTAGTGAAAACAGAGCTACAGGCCTGCTTAAAAGCCTGTTAAAGCCCCAGACCGAGAACATCTGGATCGAAAAGGACGGCCAGGAGATCCAGATCCCCTTTGAAGAGGCGGGGATCGGGGACCGGGTGGTTTGCGGCCCCGGAGAAATGATTCCCCTGGACGGCCGGGTGGTGGTCGGAGAGGCTGCCGTGAATCAAAGTTCGGTGACTGGAGAGTCTGTGCCCGTCCATGTCAAGCCCGGGGATGAGGTCATTTCTGGTTCCGTCATTGAAGAAGGGCGCATAATTTTTGAGGCACTCCATGTGGGGGCTGAAACATCCGTGGCACGGATATCCAAGTTCCTGGAAGACTCGTTGCGGTATGAATCCGATTCACAGAAGAAAAGTGATGAACTGGCAGATAGACTGGTGCCCCTTACCTTTGGTCTGGGGGTCGGTCTCTTTGCTTTGACCCGGGATCTGGAAAAAGCAGCGGCTGTCCTTACCGTGGATTATTCCTGCGTGATCAAATTGTCCAGCCCTGTTGCCGTCCGTGTGGCCATGCATACCGCAGCCCTCCAGGGTGTACTGCTTAAAGGTGCCCAGGCTGTGGACAGTCTGGCCAGGGTGGACACGCTTATATTTGACAAAACCGGTACCTTGACCCGGGGCGAGCTTCAGGTGACGGACATATTCAGTGCCCGGGATCTCGATGACGACCAGCTTCTTGTGCTGGCCGCCTCGGCCGAAGAGCATTATGCCCACCCCGTGGCCGCGGCGGTGGTGGGTGCAGCCCGGGACAGGGAACTTGCACTCTCCCCCACCAGCCAGGTGGACTTTATCGTGGCCCACGGGGTCTCCGCCTATATTGACGATCTCAATGTTCTGGTGGGCAGCCGGCATTTTATAGAGGACGATGAAGGCATTGACTGTTCAGGCGCCGACAAAGCGGCCCTGGCGTTTCAAAACGAGGGAAAAAGTCTGCTTTATGTGGCCCGGGACGGGAAACTTGAGGGGGTGTTAGGGCTGCGGGATGAGCTTCGGCCCGAGGCACCGACCGTGCTTGCCGGACTCAAGGCCGCCGGTATTAAGAAAATCATCATTCTGACCGGGGACACGGAACGCACCGCCAATGCCCTGGCCGCCTCCCTGCCGGATGTGGACGAGGTGTATGCCGAACTGCGGCCCGAGGATAAAGCAGCCATTGTGGCCCGGCTCAAGGAGGAAGGCGCTATCCTGGGATTTACCGGAGACGGGGTGAATGATGCCCCGGCCCTGGTCTCTGCTGATGTGGGAATTTGTCTGCCCTCGGGTGCGGATCTGGCCAAGGAGTCTGCCCAGGTGATCCTGCTTAAGGAGGATTTGAACACCTTGCTCACCGCCCGGCTGATTGCCCTGCGCTGCCAGGACACCATACATCGGGCCTTTGTTTCCGCGGTCTCCCTTAATTCATCATTTTTATTTCTGGCCACCCTGGGGTGGCTTCGTCCCGTGGCCGCAGCAATCCTTCATAATCTCTCCACCGTGGGAATTATCGGGTATGCCGGCATGCGGGAAAAACAGCTTATTGAACACCTCCCTGATACCCCTGAAGAGACTGAGGTGTCCTGACATTTCAAACCACGGAATACACGGAAGGGCACGGAAATGAATTTAAATAAAGAGAGGGTAAAATGTATTCGTCATTGCTTGATGCACCGGTAAATACTGAACTTGAACTGCTCAAGGTCACCAATCCTGTTCTGGAGAAATGGTTGCAACGCATGGGGTTGTTCACCGGCGGACACATTATCCGGCAGGACGAAGACGTTAATTTTTATACAGTTCGTGTGCGCGGAGAAAATGGCGATGTGGTCATCCCGGCAGGCATGGTGATGAAGCTGTATATCCATCTGGAGTCCGGGGAAAAGATCCCGTTGAACCAGATGAAAAAAGGCCAGGAGGGTCATGTGGAGATTCATTCCGGCGGACCGTTTATTGAAAAGTCCCTGGCGAAATTAGGGCTTTGCGTGGGCGGAAATATTCGTTTTGTCCGGGCGTTGCCCCATATGGACTACCTGGTCCTGATCAATCGACGGGAAAGAACACGGCTGTCCGAAGGGGAGGCAGCAAGGATATGGGGGCATTATCCGGGAAAGGAGGCGACCCAATTCTATTTTGCCAAAAAAGATCTTGATTTTGAGGTTACCGAAGTGATGGGCGGTCCAAGGGGCGTGAAGCATCTGGAAACCCATGGGGTGAGGGTGGGTGTCAAACTGACCCTTGAATCCATTGACCAGGCCAATTCCCTGGAGGAGCACGGACCGGCAAGCACGCCGGTTACCATTTCAAGTCCGGGCGGACTGCGCCTGTTTCTTACACCTGAAAAAGCCAGCGCAGTCATCGTCCGGACAATGACGTGATGTGTGGCTTAACTTGATGTTGCGTCGTCTGCCTTTGTTCTGTCTTTCGTCCACAGGGCGCCATATTTATTTTTAGCTTTCTCTAATTTCTTAAAAGGAATTGAAAAAACATGAATCCCAAAACAATCGGCAGCTTTCAAAAATGTGGGGATTCGTGCGTCCGCCTGATGATGGTTTGTAACTGAAATAATAGCTCAAACGCCCAATCCTTCATGAGTATTTCATTTATCTATATTTTACTCTCCGTGTAATTATAATAGGTAATCTTGGACAACACAGAAATGCTTCAAAACACCAAGGGTATCTTTCCATTTTATAGCTGCAGTATTTCCGGTTTTCCAAGGAAAATACAGACCGGGTAGAAGAGTTGGAAAAAGTACCATGTGGGCATGGTGGGTGACTGGGTATAAGAGCTCTTTGGCTTGTTAAACAGGTGTTTAGGTGTTTACATCTGAGGCAGAGTCGCTGAAGTTGTCATGAAATATACAGACATTTATATGGATGATTCTAATCTATAAGATTAGATAAATATGAGGAATTAATCCCCAGGCCATAAAAATTGTTGACCGCAACCACTATTTTGCTATATCTACTGAACCCGGAGATGCGGTGCTATGCATATGGGGGCACTTTCCCAGGTCATGGCCGGGTATGGTCCATATCTTCCATGTGGCTGGAATTTTAGTAAATTCCGGCCGTCTTGCGTCCTGGGGGCCGCCTTGGGGCGCCATGGATAACAAAGGTAAAGATTAAGGTGCAACAAAGTGACATGAACACCAGAACAACGACAATGTATGACAAAAAAGAAGAACCGTATGAATTATGCAGTTAAAGACTATAAATTAGATTATGCAGTTAAAGACTATAAATTAGATTATGCAGTTGAAGATTATAAATTAACCGGCAATTATGATGTCGGTTTCACAGCGTATGCCCCATTACATACCTTTAAAGGCTGGGCCCGTCAGGGCGTTGAAGCTAAAATAGGCATAAATTTTGACGCCAAAACCATTTCATATGCCAGGGCCAGTGCGAAGACCAGCTGTTTTGACACCGGGTTTAAAGACCGGAACAAGGCCATGGCCGATTACATGCAAATCCAAAAATTTTCTGAATCAAGTATTGAATTGACCGAGGTTAAAGCGTTTAACCAGCTGGATGATACCCGTTACCAAATAAACGCCCTGGCGGTCTTGGAATTTATGGGGCAGCGCCGTCAGCTGCCCGTCGATTTTAGTATTACCCGGAATGGTCTTGGCTTTTCCATTGATCTGGATTGTAAATGGTCATTTAAAGCCTATGGCCTTAAGTCTCCCAGACTCTTGTTTCTTACGGTCAGAGATATTGTGGATATTTCGGGTAAAGGTGAATTTGTCCCCATCTCCCCGGTCAGTTAGATGCTTTTTGAAGATTCTGTTTTTTTCAATTAAATATTTTGGTAATCCCACATTCCTTTCAGGAGAGATACATGGAAACCCATGATCATCAGTCACCGGTGGATGCGGCCAGGTCCCATGAGCCTTCGTCCGCGTCAACTGAAAATATGACAACCAGTGCCCCGGGCACAGCTTCGGATTCATCGGACCCGGCCGCCCAGGCCATGCCCGGCGGGGCCCCCGAAAGTCAGGCCCAGACGTCACCCGCTGATGCCGCCCAGGCCACATCCGCTGATCCGTCAGTCCAGTCAGCAATTCCGGATCAGCAGGGCCAGACCGTTTTCCAATCCCCCCAGGCCCAGGCAGCCGGACAGCAGGCCCAGTTTCAGCCCAATGTAATTATGGACCCGGCCACGGGGCAATTGTACTATGCCATGCCCCAGAGCCAGCCCGTACAGCCGCCACCCCAGAACGGCCAATATGTTTATTATACGACCCAGGCCCCGCCCGAGCCGGCGCCCGCAGTTGAGCCCCGTCAGCCTGATTACGCCCAGATCGTCAAGTCTGTTGAAGATTTTGCCGAAGGCGATGCCTCGGTGGCGGATGTGGTGAAAACCCTGTGGACGGAGACATCCCAGGACGATCAGTTCTGGAAAGGGGCCGTTGTGGGGGCGGCAGCCGCCTTTCTTTTGAACAGCGGACCCGTGCGCGGCACCATGGGCAAAACCTTTGGCAGCCTTTTTGGGAAAAATGCACCAGATGCTGCCGCATCGGCGACCCCCGGCCCTGATGTTGATCCGAAAGCAAAATAAATAACGGCCATGGGCCGATAAAATATAAAAAGGAATTCAAATTATGGAAAACGCTTCCACAGATAACAATACCCAATCAAGCCAGACCACACCGCTGCACCCGTACAGCACGGTCCAGGTGGTTCCGGTCCAGCAGACCTACCCGGTAAAATCCGCAACACCGTCACCCACTGTGTCAAAAACCCTAAGTGCAGGGATTTTCGGCTTCATCGTTGTTTCCACGGGCAGCATGGGGTTCAATCTCGGCAAAGTTTCCGACGGAGAGATGACCATAACCCAAGCTGCCGGCGACAGCCTGGTTAAAGGGGCCATGGGCGGTACGACAGCTGCCTGCGCAACTGCCGCAGCCTCCAGTCTGACCGACGGCGGCGTGGCCGGTTTGGCCGTCACCGTCGCGGCTGCCACAGGTGTCAGTTACATGCTTAACCGGATAATCTCCTAGAATAAGGATAGTTGAAATGGCTTATTATATTGACCCCAATACCCAGCAGATGTACTACCAGGCTCCGGCCCAGGACCAGCAGAACACAACAGATCCGGCGGCAACCGCCGAGACCAAGGTGTATGCCGTACCCCAAAACGCTGTCGTCCAGCAGGACCAGTCTGTCCCCTCCACCTTTTTAGGCCTTGATGTAAGTTCCTCCACCTTCTGGAAAGGGGCCGCCCTCGGTGCGGGTGTGGCGCTTTTAATGACCAGCGAGACCGTGCAGAAAGCCGTGGTTAAAACCGTTTCCAAAGGTATGGCGGCTGCCTCTGCAGGTGTTGAGGAGCTTAAGGAAAAATTTGAAGACGCTAAAGCTGAAGTGGAATCCGAAGCTGCGGGTAAAAAATAACA contains:
- a CDS encoding heavy metal translocating P-type ATPase yields the protein MTACPTSPITIVSELPNRMRLKGRFLRDPELDPDYLEATLETIPGVDTARLNGRASSVIVKYDGRAEIREAVLGCIQDLPLDVFQGKNDRKSPPSLLGLSVKGALSIACFFLPTLFAAPIALVLSAPVIMDGLSCLWHRKLKVEVLDGAAVAFSLWRRDYFTATTIVALLALGEYFEKVSENRATGLLKSLLKPQTENIWIEKDGQEIQIPFEEAGIGDRVVCGPGEMIPLDGRVVVGEAAVNQSSVTGESVPVHVKPGDEVISGSVIEEGRIIFEALHVGAETSVARISKFLEDSLRYESDSQKKSDELADRLVPLTFGLGVGLFALTRDLEKAAAVLTVDYSCVIKLSSPVAVRVAMHTAALQGVLLKGAQAVDSLARVDTLIFDKTGTLTRGELQVTDIFSARDLDDDQLLVLAASAEEHYAHPVAAAVVGAARDRELALSPTSQVDFIVAHGVSAYIDDLNVLVGSRHFIEDDEGIDCSGADKAALAFQNEGKSLLYVARDGKLEGVLGLRDELRPEAPTVLAGLKAAGIKKIIILTGDTERTANALAASLPDVDEVYAELRPEDKAAIVARLKEEGAILGFTGDGVNDAPALVSADVGICLPSGADLAKESAQVILLKEDLNTLLTARLIALRCQDTIHRAFVSAVSLNSSFLFLATLGWLRPVAAAILHNLSTVGIIGYAGMREKQLIEHLPDTPEETEVS
- a CDS encoding FeoA family protein — its product is MYSSLLDAPVNTELELLKVTNPVLEKWLQRMGLFTGGHIIRQDEDVNFYTVRVRGENGDVVIPAGMVMKLYIHLESGEKIPLNQMKKGQEGHVEIHSGGPFIEKSLAKLGLCVGGNIRFVRALPHMDYLVLINRRERTRLSEGEAARIWGHYPGKEATQFYFAKKDLDFEVTEVMGGPRGVKHLETHGVRVGVKLTLESIDQANSLEEHGPASTPVTISSPGGLRLFLTPEKASAVIVRTMT
- a CDS encoding YtxH domain-containing protein; translation: MAYYIDPNTQQMYYQAPAQDQQNTTDPAATAETKVYAVPQNAVVQQDQSVPSTFLGLDVSSSTFWKGAALGAGVALLMTSETVQKAVVKTVSKGMAAASAGVEELKEKFEDAKAEVESEAAGKK
- a CDS encoding YceI family protein yields the protein MNYAVKDYKLDYAVKDYKLDYAVEDYKLTGNYDVGFTAYAPLHTFKGWARQGVEAKIGINFDAKTISYARASAKTSCFDTGFKDRNKAMADYMQIQKFSESSIELTEVKAFNQLDDTRYQINALAVLEFMGQRRQLPVDFSITRNGLGFSIDLDCKWSFKAYGLKSPRLLFLTVRDIVDISGKGEFVPISPVS